In Methanofervidicoccus sp. A16, the sequence ATAATATTAAAAGGTTTAGAAAAATTAAACCTATCTCCGAGGGACATAGATATAGTAATAAACACCCACAGCCACTGGGATCATGTGGGAAACAACGATCTATTTAAAAATGGGGAGATTATCAACTATGATAACTATAAATCCCTAAAGGATAATGAGATAGAGATCCTAGAGACTCCTGGACATACCTGGGACAGTATATCTGTAGTACATGGAGATTATATAGTAGTTGGAGACGCTGTTCCCTTGAAGGACAACATAATAAAGGAGGTTGCACCAGGGATAAATGTCGATAGGGAGTTAGCTCTTAATACGTTGAGGAGAATTAAATCTTTAGGGAAACATATAGTTACTGGCCATGATGGGATATATTTTATCTTTGAGTAGGGATGCAGACTATCATATACTTAAAAGGGAAATAAAAACTGATAAAATAGTGAATCTTGCTATATATTTAATAATAATTATAATTAAAAAAATAAAGATATTATAACGATTAACATTGTAAATTAAAAAAGCAAAATAAACTCTTATTGTCTGAGCGTCCTGAGTATTTAAAGAAATAGAACGAGATTTTTTAATCCATCTTTTAAGGATTCCAGAGTTCTACTATACACTATAGTGTCTAAAGTATTCGAATTTTTATATTTGGAATCTTCCATAGTAGGAGGTTGTTTAGTTTTAAAAGTTTTTGTTTAATTTACCATAACATTTTATTTTAATATAAACATTATATTAGATTGATATTGATAGCCATAGATAAAGGTGATAATATTGGAAGATTACTACATCGATAAGATATTAGAAATAGGGGAGAAGAAAGGTTTTGAAGTAGATATCTTTATATCAAGGTCTGAAAATCTAAACTGTGAGTTAGATGGAGACAGTTTAGACTCCTTCCAGGAGGATAGAAGTTTTGGGATTGGTGTAAGGGTGTTGAAAGAGGGTAAAGTGGGGTTTGCTTACTCTACCGAGGAAGAAGTGGATATTATCTATAGGGCTATG encodes:
- a CDS encoding MBL fold metallo-hydrolase; this encodes MLRLLYEGKLVRKDNKILEASSSVTFIKTENHNIIVDTSSRDKRDIILKGLEKLNLSPRDIDIVINTHSHWDHVGNNDLFKNGEIINYDNYKSLKDNEIEILETPGHTWDSISVVHGDYIVVGDAVPLKDNIIKEVAPGINVDRELALNTLRRIKSLGKHIVTGHDGIYFIFE